In the genome of Deinococcus deserti VCD115, one region contains:
- a CDS encoding toxic anion resistance protein: MSDERAPLTPPESLLKAPEAVTPVQAQEAPEMVPLSPEDRARLDEMARAFAQDVLKAGAHTPEFKRKLTAVHELGMPEQRAAAQSSNRMLERPLRATRTGALAEGSDILRGLTDLRRTVEDLDPSRTPTPRRLFGMLPGAKKVQNHLDRYQSAQSHLNGILEALYRGQDELRRDNATIETEKVHLWDTMQKLRQYAHVGKAVDQALTERLAELQTTDPEKARMVSEELLFAVRQRVTDLLTQLAVSIQGYLALDLVRRNNLELIKGVDRATTTTVSALKTALMVSQALGTQQAVLRQVTALNDTTGKMIGSTASLLKHQSTEIQRQAGSATVDPQIIQAAFRDVYSALDSISAYRSQALDRFRETMQVLDREVSQAQTYLDRERQQASRELAQDLNVTAQGDLKI; encoded by the coding sequence ATGAGCGATGAGCGAGCCCCACTGACCCCGCCCGAATCCCTGCTGAAGGCGCCCGAGGCCGTGACCCCGGTGCAGGCCCAGGAAGCGCCGGAAATGGTGCCGCTGTCCCCCGAGGACCGCGCCCGGCTGGACGAGATGGCCCGCGCGTTTGCGCAGGATGTCCTGAAAGCCGGCGCGCACACTCCTGAATTCAAGCGCAAGCTGACCGCCGTGCATGAGCTGGGAATGCCCGAGCAACGTGCGGCAGCCCAGAGCAGCAACCGCATGCTGGAACGGCCCCTGCGCGCCACCCGCACGGGCGCCCTGGCTGAAGGCAGCGATATCCTGCGCGGTCTGACGGACCTGCGCCGCACGGTAGAGGACCTGGACCCCAGCCGCACCCCGACGCCCCGGCGGCTGTTCGGCATGCTGCCCGGAGCCAAGAAGGTGCAGAATCATCTGGACCGCTACCAGAGCGCCCAGAGCCACCTGAACGGCATTCTGGAAGCACTCTACCGGGGCCAGGATGAGCTGCGGCGTGACAACGCGACCATCGAGACCGAGAAGGTTCACCTGTGGGACACCATGCAGAAACTGCGCCAGTACGCCCATGTGGGCAAGGCGGTGGACCAGGCCCTCACAGAGCGGCTTGCCGAGCTGCAGACCACCGATCCGGAAAAGGCCCGCATGGTCAGCGAGGAACTGCTGTTTGCTGTCCGTCAGCGCGTCACTGATCTGCTGACGCAGCTGGCCGTCAGCATCCAGGGGTACCTGGCGCTGGATCTGGTCCGGCGCAACAACCTGGAACTCATCAAGGGTGTGGACCGCGCCACCACCACGACAGTGAGTGCCCTGAAAACTGCCCTGATGGTCTCGCAGGCCCTGGGCACCCAGCAGGCTGTGCTGAGGCAGGTCACGGCCCTGAACGACACTACCGGCAAGATGATCGGCTCGACCGCCAGCCTGCTCAAGCACCAGAGTACCGAGATCCAGCGTCAGGCAGGCAGCGCCACGGTGGACCCGCAAATTATTCAGGCTGCCTTCCGCGATGTATACAGCGCCCTGGATTCCATCAGCGCCTACCGCTCGCAGGCGCTCGACCGTTTCCGCGAGACCATGCAGGTGCTTGACCGGGAGGTCTCGCAGGCCCAGACCTATCTGGACCGAGAGCGGCAGCAGGCTTCACGTGAGCTGGCACAGGACCTCAACGTGACTGCACAGGGTGACCTGAAAATCTGA
- the hemG gene encoding protoporphyrinogen oxidase has translation MSSGALPVIVVGGGITGLSAAWELQQRGAPYVLLEASDRLGGKVQTEHTDDGFLVEHAADAFILGKPYAAQLAREVGLEPDIIHPREDTKRLYFLKGGQLIDFPQNMKMFVPLDDEAFLRSGVLSPEGARRFLDEVNVPAKPTTDEDESLAAFITRRFGEAALNFIVPLAAGIYVANPFELSMKAAFPQFLALEQKYGSVILGSRATVRAPGPVFASFQGGMAALAQAIADRLTGEVRLNTRVQQVQSDGVLLEDGQHLRGSGVIVTTPAGSAAPMFEQHFGRAAGLIGALKANGSVAVVLAYRADQFPGDMQLHGLQVDASEGIHLKAVTVHSAKLHGRAPEGHVLLRVFFKDLDPGFALEEAQREVQRLFGAQGEPLWHLCADWRGKNPAYQVGHLEHLQQIRASLPANIQVAGASYTGVGLPDCVNAGRGAAQAAAGQLSVV, from the coding sequence GTGAGCTCAGGGGCGCTTCCGGTCATTGTCGTGGGCGGCGGCATCACGGGCCTGAGCGCCGCCTGGGAACTGCAGCAGCGCGGTGCACCCTACGTCCTGCTGGAAGCCAGTGACCGCCTGGGCGGCAAGGTGCAGACCGAGCACACTGACGACGGCTTTCTGGTGGAGCATGCCGCCGACGCCTTTATTCTCGGCAAGCCCTACGCCGCGCAGCTGGCCCGGGAAGTTGGGCTGGAGCCGGACATCATTCATCCCAGGGAAGACACCAAACGGCTGTACTTCCTGAAAGGAGGTCAGCTGATCGACTTCCCGCAGAACATGAAAATGTTTGTTCCGCTGGATGACGAGGCTTTCCTGCGCAGTGGTGTTCTTTCTCCCGAGGGTGCCCGGCGCTTTCTGGATGAGGTCAATGTCCCTGCGAAACCTACCACGGACGAGGACGAGTCTCTGGCCGCGTTTATTACCCGGCGGTTCGGAGAAGCGGCGCTGAATTTCATCGTGCCCCTGGCCGCAGGCATTTATGTCGCCAACCCCTTTGAACTGAGCATGAAAGCCGCTTTTCCGCAGTTTCTGGCCCTGGAACAGAAATACGGCAGCGTGATTCTTGGCAGCCGCGCCACCGTGCGTGCGCCGGGTCCGGTGTTCGCTTCGTTCCAGGGTGGTATGGCCGCCCTGGCACAGGCGATTGCCGACCGGCTGACAGGAGAAGTTCGCCTGAATACCCGGGTTCAACAGGTGCAGTCAGACGGAGTTCTACTTGAAGATGGCCAGCACCTGCGCGGCAGTGGCGTGATTGTCACAACTCCGGCGGGGTCTGCCGCACCGATGTTCGAGCAGCACTTCGGGCGGGCAGCCGGCCTGATCGGTGCCCTTAAGGCCAACGGCTCGGTGGCCGTGGTGCTGGCCTACCGCGCTGACCAGTTTCCGGGAGACATGCAACTTCACGGCCTTCAGGTCGACGCCTCCGAGGGCATCCACCTGAAGGCCGTCACCGTCCACTCGGCCAAACTGCATGGTCGCGCGCCTGAAGGCCACGTGCTACTCCGGGTGTTTTTCAAGGACCTGGACCCTGGCTTTGCCCTTGAGGAAGCCCAGCGCGAGGTCCAGCGGCTCTTCGGCGCTCAGGGAGAACCCCTCTGGCACCTCTGCGCGGACTGGCGCGGAAAAAATCCGGCGTATCAGGTTGGACACCTGGAGCACCTGCAGCAGATTCGTGCGTCTTTGCCGGCCAACATTCAGGTGGCCGGAGCGAGCTACACCGGCGTGGGCCTGCCAGACTGTGTCAACGCCGGCCGGGGCGCAGCGCAGGCGGCCGCCGGGCAACTTTCGGTGGTCTGA
- the hemH gene encoding ferrochelatase: MTTPTVSPDTVGVLFMAYGGPETLDDMPGYLADIRAGRVTPSAVLEEITNNYRQIGGRSPLPEFTRAQVDATMQALEATGRPLKAYIGMRHWTPWIEDTVRQMLDDGIQKAVAIVLAPHFSSMSVAKYQKKIKAGLEMHHGHIDFEFVNQYHTEPGYITALAQRVREGIQSFPESEQSDVHVVLSAHSLPVRITREGDPYADQLLESARLVAQQAGLNEEQWSWSFQSAGRSPEPWLGPQLDEHLQALAEKGVKKVVSVPVGFVSDHVEILFDIDIAAQEVARELGMTLVRPPALNTDPLFIGTLASVIERKVASL; encoded by the coding sequence ATGACCACCCCCACAGTTTCGCCCGATACGGTCGGCGTCCTGTTCATGGCCTACGGCGGCCCTGAAACGCTGGATGACATGCCCGGCTACCTCGCAGACATCCGTGCCGGACGTGTGACGCCCAGCGCCGTGCTGGAAGAGATCACCAACAACTACCGGCAGATTGGCGGCCGGAGCCCCCTGCCCGAATTTACCCGCGCCCAGGTGGACGCGACCATGCAGGCCCTGGAGGCTACCGGCCGTCCATTGAAGGCCTATATCGGCATGCGTCACTGGACGCCGTGGATTGAGGACACGGTGCGCCAGATGCTCGACGACGGCATTCAGAAAGCCGTGGCGATTGTGCTGGCACCGCACTTTTCGAGCATGAGCGTGGCGAAGTACCAGAAGAAGATCAAAGCCGGCCTGGAGATGCATCACGGCCACATCGACTTTGAGTTCGTCAACCAGTACCACACCGAGCCCGGATACATCACGGCTCTGGCACAGCGGGTTCGCGAAGGCATCCAGAGCTTTCCCGAGTCCGAGCAGAGCGACGTCCACGTGGTGCTCAGCGCGCACAGCCTGCCGGTGCGCATTACGCGGGAAGGTGACCCGTACGCTGACCAGCTGCTCGAATCAGCCCGGCTGGTGGCGCAACAGGCTGGCCTGAACGAGGAGCAGTGGAGCTGGAGCTTCCAGTCGGCGGGCCGCAGCCCCGAGCCGTGGCTGGGACCACAACTCGATGAGCATCTCCAGGCGCTGGCCGAGAAGGGCGTCAAAAAGGTCGTCAGCGTACCGGTCGGCTTCGTGTCCGATCACGTCGAGATTCTGTTCGACATAGACATTGCGGCGCAGGAAGTGGCCCGCGAACTCGGCATGACCCTGGTGCGACCGCCGGCCCTGAACACCGACCCGCTGTTTATCGGCACGCTGGCCAGCGTGATTGAACGGAAGGTCGCCTCGCTGTGA
- the hemE gene encoding uroporphyrinogen decarboxylase, translating into MTQPQSPRPAAERPINPAVHDSAFLKALRGEPASHTPVWFMRQAGRYMPEYRALRAGRSMLDCIRTPELAAEITLQPIKAMPLDAAILFNDILTPLPTMGLDLDFVGGVGPQIANPVSTTADVDRLGVPSTAETMPYTAESIRLLVPELNARGIPLIGFVGAPFTLASYAIEGKGSRNYERTKRFMYAEPAAWERLMGKFEAILADYLTEQVKAGASAVQIFDSWVGALSIYDYRTFVKPATSRLIERVKKLGVPVIYFGTGTTHLLPDMASLGTNIVGADWRLPLDQAWDLLESGQGIQGNLDPLLLQAPWRELRHQTDRILGEAAGRPGHVFNVGHGILPETPQAMVHRLTDYVHEQTQR; encoded by the coding sequence GTGACCCAACCCCAATCCCCCCGCCCTGCCGCCGAACGTCCCATCAATCCTGCTGTCCACGATTCTGCCTTCCTGAAGGCCCTGCGCGGCGAGCCTGCCTCCCATACACCGGTGTGGTTTATGCGGCAGGCCGGGCGCTATATGCCCGAGTACCGGGCGCTGCGAGCCGGACGGTCCATGCTGGACTGTATCCGCACCCCTGAGCTGGCTGCCGAGATTACCCTGCAGCCCATCAAGGCCATGCCGCTGGACGCCGCAATTCTGTTTAATGACATCCTGACGCCGCTTCCGACCATGGGCCTGGACCTGGACTTTGTCGGCGGCGTGGGCCCGCAGATTGCCAATCCGGTAAGCACCACAGCAGACGTGGACCGTCTTGGCGTGCCCTCAACTGCCGAAACGATGCCCTACACCGCCGAGAGCATCCGGCTGCTGGTCCCGGAACTGAACGCACGCGGCATCCCGCTGATCGGGTTTGTGGGAGCGCCCTTTACACTGGCCAGCTATGCCATCGAAGGCAAAGGCTCACGCAACTACGAGCGCACCAAACGCTTCATGTACGCCGAGCCTGCCGCCTGGGAGCGCCTGATGGGCAAGTTCGAGGCGATCCTGGCCGACTACCTGACCGAGCAGGTCAAGGCCGGAGCAAGCGCCGTGCAGATCTTCGATTCGTGGGTCGGCGCCCTGAGCATCTACGACTACCGGACCTTCGTCAAACCGGCGACCAGCCGCCTGATCGAGCGCGTGAAGAAGCTGGGGGTCCCGGTGATCTATTTCGGAACCGGGACCACACACCTGCTGCCGGACATGGCCTCGCTGGGCACCAACATTGTGGGAGCCGACTGGCGCCTGCCCCTGGATCAGGCCTGGGATCTCCTTGAAAGCGGACAGGGAATTCAGGGCAACCTCGACCCGCTGCTGCTGCAGGCTCCCTGGCGTGAACTCCGGCACCAGACGGACCGCATTCTGGGCGAGGCCGCCGGGCGTCCCGGGCACGTCTTTAATGTCGGGCACGGCATCCTGCCCGAAACGCCCCAGGCGATGGTGCACCGCCTGACCGACTACGTTCATGAGCAGACCCAGCGCTGA
- a CDS encoding FlgD immunoglobulin-like domain containing protein: MTKRLFLTAALLGAGLGSAQTNIPALPPGTTAPATTDRLFVSGYRLSQLQAVEPLLQGLTTLQGSRIDEQQGRVVVSGLNAVDRLELLRRLRIAGLPAGVVTFTTSASGSAPGGGSTGTVTQPPTTQTPTAPASPATPPVATPARPSVSTLPARARPLSLPHRAVLTGPASVTAGQPNTWSFNLTNTGTQAINLQHGACDVRFEVLNAAGEIVRPDPKDTVCTMQLVLTNVAPGQTREVQKIRWEGKNAQGQPVPAGTYTIRAVFDGPVLIRAQELKVTVR; the protein is encoded by the coding sequence ATGACAAAACGACTGTTCCTGACCGCTGCCCTTCTAGGAGCAGGACTGGGCTCTGCGCAGACCAATATCCCGGCCCTCCCACCAGGGACGACCGCGCCCGCGACCACTGACCGGCTTTTTGTCTCTGGATATCGACTTTCGCAGTTGCAGGCGGTTGAGCCGCTGCTTCAGGGCCTGACCACTCTGCAGGGAAGCCGAATTGACGAGCAGCAGGGCCGGGTTGTAGTCAGCGGGCTCAATGCCGTTGACCGCCTGGAGCTGCTCCGGCGGCTGCGAATCGCGGGCCTGCCTGCGGGTGTCGTGACCTTTACCACCTCGGCCTCCGGGAGTGCTCCGGGTGGCGGAAGCACTGGTACGGTAACCCAACCTCCCACCACTCAGACGCCGACAGCCCCGGCCTCCCCTGCCACTCCTCCAGTCGCCACCCCAGCACGGCCCAGTGTTTCGACACTGCCAGCCCGGGCCCGGCCGCTGAGCCTGCCGCACCGCGCCGTCCTGACCGGACCAGCCAGCGTCACTGCTGGTCAGCCCAACACCTGGTCGTTCAACCTGACCAACACCGGCACACAGGCCATCAACCTGCAGCATGGGGCCTGTGACGTGCGCTTCGAGGTTTTGAATGCTGCTGGCGAAATCGTGCGTCCCGATCCTAAAGACACGGTCTGCACCATGCAGCTGGTCCTAACCAACGTGGCCCCCGGACAGACGCGCGAGGTCCAGAAGATTCGGTGGGAAGGCAAAAATGCTCAGGGGCAGCCGGTTCCTGCAGGCACCTATACCATCCGCGCAGTGTTTGACGGTCCAGTGCTGATCCGTGCTCAGGAACTGAAGGTCACCGTTCGTTAA
- a CDS encoding glycosyltransferase produces the protein MMVALTVVIVLLLTKAVLTVTIAVAHRSRIRRQHRELPATPLGVTVMIAAYNEEIGIGGTLTSVLSEPLEELQVVVVDDGSSDGTAAAVERFAQLDPRVQLIRQENTGKAGALNHALKYVRYPVAVSVDADSAISPGTLAALARHFHDPRVGAVAGDVRVAGEAKLLTHMQDMEYTIGQHMEKRAQCFLGTVSVVPGAAGAYRTELLRELGGYSHDTLTEDMDLTIAVAAAGYRVRFEPLALSFTEPPQMLKHLWRQRLRWMYGTFQVMGKYRHLIFNPRAGRLGLLTLPYVLLYGLVLGGLSPLIEILAITILVQYTVVENLWPILMQILAEVVVIGAALALGGASWRMLLYTPTQRFFLRPFVSIVVLMTCWTFLRRRNVHWNKLPRVGLNMAMTNPASRTPAAAPVPVPATVPLPMPISGSTEERAS, from the coding sequence ATGATGGTTGCGCTGACCGTGGTGATTGTCCTGCTGCTGACCAAGGCTGTCCTAACGGTAACAATCGCGGTGGCTCACCGGAGCCGGATCCGGCGGCAGCATCGCGAACTGCCTGCTACGCCCCTAGGGGTTACGGTCATGATTGCGGCCTACAACGAAGAAATAGGGATCGGCGGCACGCTGACCTCGGTGCTTTCAGAACCGCTCGAAGAGTTGCAGGTGGTGGTCGTCGACGATGGTTCCAGCGATGGCACCGCTGCAGCTGTCGAACGCTTTGCTCAGCTTGACCCCCGGGTTCAGCTGATCCGGCAGGAGAATACCGGCAAGGCGGGCGCGCTGAATCACGCCCTGAAATATGTGCGTTACCCCGTGGCCGTCAGCGTGGACGCCGACTCGGCCATTTCGCCAGGCACCCTGGCTGCCCTGGCCCGCCATTTTCATGATCCCCGGGTGGGAGCTGTGGCCGGTGACGTGCGCGTAGCGGGGGAAGCCAAGTTACTCACGCATATGCAGGACATGGAGTACACCATCGGGCAGCACATGGAAAAGCGAGCGCAGTGCTTCTTGGGCACAGTATCGGTGGTCCCTGGGGCGGCTGGAGCCTATCGTACGGAGCTTCTGAGGGAACTGGGCGGCTACAGCCATGACACCCTGACCGAAGACATGGACCTGACCATCGCCGTTGCTGCAGCCGGCTATCGGGTGCGTTTTGAACCCCTGGCGCTGAGCTTCACTGAGCCGCCACAGATGCTGAAGCACCTCTGGCGTCAGCGACTGCGCTGGATGTACGGCACGTTCCAGGTGATGGGTAAATATCGCCACCTGATCTTCAACCCTCGCGCCGGGAGGCTTGGTCTGCTGACTCTGCCCTATGTACTGCTCTACGGTCTGGTGCTGGGTGGTCTGAGCCCCCTGATCGAGATCCTCGCCATAACCATTCTGGTGCAATATACGGTCGTCGAGAACCTGTGGCCGATCCTCATGCAAATTCTGGCGGAGGTTGTGGTGATCGGCGCTGCTCTGGCACTTGGCGGAGCCTCATGGCGCATGCTGCTCTATACCCCAACCCAGCGCTTCTTTCTGCGTCCCTTTGTCTCTATTGTAGTGCTGATGACCTGCTGGACCTTTCTGCGTCGCCGTAACGTGCATTGGAATAAACTGCCGCGCGTGGGTCTGAATATGGCTATGACCAACCCGGCCTCCAGAACCCCTGCTGCGGCCCCAGTGCCTGTTCCTGCAACCGTACCGCTGCCTATGCCTATCAGTGGCAGCACTGAAGAGCGCGCGTCTTGA
- a CDS encoding glycoside hydrolase family 26 protein has product MRWKRFCATLGVGALVGTAQAASCGMFGLTVNTPFVLGAVEKKVGCSFTATRWFVDWKRPFPAYAALQFFKTPGRQLELSWQPRIRLGDEKYKGVTYRSIAGGNHDAYIRAFARSVRATGRTVSITFAPEMNGDWGEYQLSAKNTPKDFKRAWVHLHRIFREEKARVRWVWSPNIIYPTMKSSYRELYPGDAYVDEVGLDGYNWGTTNPWNRWKTFAQTFDQSYREVKKITGKPMQLGELSSVEKGGNKAAWIRDMCRLLPKYSRIRRVFWFHITDRNVDWRLTTSQGALDAFKDCVRKRS; this is encoded by the coding sequence TTGAGGTGGAAACGATTCTGCGCCACGCTGGGAGTCGGGGCCCTGGTCGGCACGGCGCAGGCAGCTTCCTGCGGCATGTTCGGCCTGACGGTAAATACTCCGTTCGTGCTGGGCGCTGTGGAAAAGAAAGTAGGCTGCAGCTTTACTGCCACCCGCTGGTTTGTTGACTGGAAACGGCCCTTTCCAGCCTATGCAGCGCTACAGTTCTTCAAAACGCCTGGCCGTCAGCTTGAGCTGTCCTGGCAGCCACGGATTCGTCTGGGAGACGAGAAATACAAGGGCGTGACCTACCGCTCCATTGCAGGAGGGAACCACGACGCTTATATCCGTGCGTTCGCGCGCAGTGTCCGGGCGACCGGACGCACAGTATCTATTACCTTCGCTCCTGAAATGAACGGCGACTGGGGCGAATATCAGCTGAGTGCGAAGAACACACCAAAGGACTTTAAGCGTGCCTGGGTGCATCTACACCGCATTTTCCGCGAGGAGAAAGCCAGAGTGCGCTGGGTCTGGAGTCCAAACATTATTTACCCCACCATGAAGTCGAGCTACCGGGAACTGTATCCGGGTGACGCCTATGTCGATGAGGTCGGTCTGGATGGATACAACTGGGGCACGACCAATCCCTGGAACCGTTGGAAAACCTTCGCCCAGACGTTTGACCAGTCCTACCGCGAGGTCAAGAAGATCACCGGTAAGCCGATGCAGCTGGGCGAACTGTCCAGCGTAGAAAAAGGCGGTAACAAGGCGGCCTGGATCCGCGATATGTGCCGGCTTCTGCCCAAATACTCCCGGATACGCAGGGTATTCTGGTTTCATATCACTGACCGCAATGTAGACTGGCGCCTTACGACGAGCCAGGGTGCCCTGGACGCCTTCAAGGACTGTGTCCGCAAACGATCCTGA
- the gatC gene encoding Asp-tRNA(Asn)/Glu-tRNA(Gln) amidotransferase subunit GatC has protein sequence MIDAAQLDHLAQLARLHLKPEEREAMTADLNSILGYFEQLREVNTDGVEEMQRPVNLVNVLRDDVPGEVFAPEVVEALAPEMHGGQIRVPRTVEAD, from the coding sequence ATGATTGACGCGGCCCAGTTGGACCACCTCGCGCAGCTTGCGCGGCTGCACCTCAAACCAGAAGAGCGCGAGGCGATGACCGCCGACCTGAACAGCATCCTGGGATACTTCGAACAACTTCGGGAAGTGAATACTGACGGCGTTGAGGAGATGCAGCGTCCGGTGAACCTGGTGAATGTCCTGCGTGACGACGTGCCCGGTGAGGTGTTTGCGCCGGAAGTGGTCGAGGCCCTGGCACCTGAGATGCATGGCGGGCAGATTCGCGTGCCGCGCACAGTCGAGGCCGACTGA
- the serS gene encoding serine--tRNA ligase — protein sequence MLDLRFIRENAGVVRRAIEVKGVNLDLDELLALDRELTAQKQRVEAMQAERNANAKLVPKATPAERPALIQKGKDLGDELKAQEPALRAQEEQLRQLLLRVPNIPHPGVPVGKDDTDNVELRREGQVPVFSTPPLDHVELLEKQGWSDPERVARVSGSRSYLLKGEAVMLEMAVLTFALDFLSARGFTPLSTTALARPETFVGSGHFPGGEDQVYKIDGDELMLAGTAEVPVNSLYAGEQLPLDALPVTYAAISAAFRSEAGSAGRDVRGLIRVHEFRKVEQYVMCRADEAEALQWFETLLANAEGLLQALELPYRVVQNCTGDMGAGKVLMYDIETWVPSEEKYRETHSCSYLGDWQARRTGLRYRDEEGRLVYAHTLNNTGIAAPRILVPLLENHQLADGRIRIPQALRPYLGGKEVIGQAVR from the coding sequence ATGCTTGATCTGCGCTTTATCCGTGAAAATGCAGGCGTCGTCCGCCGCGCCATTGAGGTCAAGGGCGTGAATCTGGACCTGGACGAGCTGCTGGCCCTGGACCGCGAACTGACCGCCCAGAAGCAGCGGGTCGAGGCCATGCAGGCCGAACGCAATGCCAATGCCAAGCTGGTGCCTAAAGCCACTCCCGCAGAGCGCCCTGCCCTGATTCAGAAGGGCAAGGACCTGGGCGATGAGCTGAAGGCCCAGGAGCCGGCCCTGCGCGCTCAGGAGGAGCAGCTGCGTCAGCTGCTGCTGCGCGTGCCGAATATTCCTCACCCCGGCGTGCCGGTCGGGAAGGACGACACCGACAACGTGGAACTGCGCCGCGAAGGTCAGGTGCCGGTCTTCAGCACTCCACCGCTCGATCACGTCGAGCTGCTGGAAAAGCAGGGCTGGAGCGACCCCGAGCGCGTCGCGCGGGTTTCGGGCAGCCGCAGCTACCTGTTGAAAGGGGAGGCGGTCATGCTGGAAATGGCCGTGCTCACCTTTGCGCTGGACTTCCTGAGTGCGCGCGGCTTTACGCCCCTGTCCACGACGGCTCTGGCACGCCCGGAGACCTTTGTCGGCAGTGGCCACTTCCCGGGTGGGGAAGATCAGGTGTACAAGATCGACGGTGACGAGCTGATGCTGGCAGGCACGGCCGAGGTGCCGGTCAACAGCCTGTATGCCGGAGAGCAGCTGCCTCTGGACGCTCTGCCGGTGACCTACGCCGCCATCAGCGCCGCCTTCCGTAGCGAGGCGGGCAGTGCCGGGCGCGATGTTCGCGGGCTGATCCGTGTCCACGAGTTCCGCAAGGTCGAGCAGTACGTGATGTGCCGCGCAGACGAAGCCGAAGCGCTGCAGTGGTTCGAAACCCTGCTGGCCAATGCCGAGGGTCTGCTGCAGGCGCTGGAACTGCCCTACCGCGTGGTCCAGAACTGCACTGGTGACATGGGCGCCGGTAAGGTTCTTATGTACGACATCGAAACCTGGGTCCCCAGTGAGGAGAAATACCGCGAAACACACTCCTGCTCGTATCTGGGTGACTGGCAGGCCCGCCGCACCGGCCTGCGCTACCGCGACGAGGAGGGCCGGCTGGTGTACGCCCACACCCTGAACAACACGGGAATTGCTGCCCCGCGCATTCTGGTGCCGCTGCTCGAAAACCATCAGCTGGCTGACGGCCGTATCCGGATTCCGCAGGCGCTGCGCCCCTACCTGGGGGGCAAAGAGGTGATCGGTCAAGCGGTGCGCTGA
- a CDS encoding DinB family protein — translation MTQSLQDPAVLLAMGRTPDEVRARLAAELDAFENELRARQADWSRPQAGREWSPAQEAEHVLLINEGITRLVGLLMSERELRPLPQTPGVLKDGKRQAPAHTLPSAEGLAWDELDSRWTQHRTRLEAAAAQVRDVPERTMWHPFYGELDALNWLRMVAGHLDSHRRLLKRSAGA, via the coding sequence ATGACCCAATCCCTGCAAGACCCGGCGGTGCTGTTGGCTATGGGCCGCACCCCCGATGAGGTGCGCGCACGCCTGGCAGCTGAACTGGACGCCTTCGAGAATGAACTGCGTGCCCGGCAGGCCGATTGGTCGCGTCCTCAGGCGGGGCGCGAATGGAGTCCGGCCCAGGAGGCCGAACACGTTCTGCTGATCAACGAGGGCATTACCCGTCTGGTGGGCCTGCTGATGTCTGAGCGGGAACTGCGGCCCCTGCCCCAGACGCCCGGCGTCCTGAAAGACGGCAAGCGCCAGGCACCAGCCCACACCTTGCCCAGTGCCGAGGGACTGGCCTGGGATGAACTCGATAGCCGCTGGACACAGCACCGCACGCGCCTGGAAGCAGCGGCGGCGCAGGTCAGGGATGTCCCGGAGCGCACCATGTGGCATCCCTTTTACGGTGAACTCGACGCCCTGAACTGGCTGCGGATGGTGGCCGGCCACCTGGACAGCCACCGCCGACTGCTGAAACGGAGTGCGGGAGCGTGA
- a CDS encoding ComF family protein — protein MALEWWTALARTLLPRSCPGCGQQLGPEAGLCSGCRAALKPQVQSHSPLSSRAEPHLVTLGAYRGPLRRSVRALKYSGARDLAGILGGALARGVPPEWRVEAVIPVPLHVSRQRERGFNQSELLACRLAHELGAVCVPKALMRGRQGLSQARQQGAQRQNLHGHFQADLRNLPSGPVLLLDDVLTSGRTLLACRDALQEAGVGELYYAVVAR, from the coding sequence ATGGCTTTGGAATGGTGGACAGCGCTGGCCCGGACGTTGTTGCCGCGCTCCTGCCCGGGATGCGGGCAGCAACTGGGCCCGGAAGCCGGACTGTGTTCCGGGTGTCGCGCCGCCCTGAAACCTCAGGTTCAGTCTCATAGCCCCCTTAGCAGCCGCGCCGAGCCGCATCTGGTCACGCTGGGGGCCTACCGGGGCCCGCTGCGACGGTCGGTGAGGGCGCTCAAGTACAGTGGCGCCCGCGATCTGGCGGGCATACTCGGGGGTGCACTGGCACGGGGCGTGCCACCAGAGTGGCGAGTGGAGGCGGTAATTCCGGTCCCCTTACACGTGTCACGGCAGCGTGAGCGGGGCTTTAACCAGTCCGAGCTGCTGGCCTGCAGGCTGGCACATGAACTGGGTGCGGTCTGTGTCCCCAAAGCGCTCATGCGCGGCCGTCAGGGCCTGTCTCAGGCGCGTCAGCAGGGAGCGCAGCGGCAGAACCTTCACGGGCACTTTCAGGCCGATCTCCGGAACCTGCCTTCAGGCCCGGTTCTGCTGCTTGATGACGTGCTGACAAGTGGGCGCACTCTACTGGCCTGCCGTGACGCTCTGCAGGAAGCTGGAGTGGGTGAGCTGTACTACGCCGTGGTGGCGCGCTGA